From one Nocardioides yefusunii genomic stretch:
- a CDS encoding alpha/beta hydrolase: MARETRRNAPDAPPAAGRAGRTRPSRAHAVVGRVVSRPRRGTTDPDPDAMLRAFTARHIRETAHGPRPLPTGVVPGFRRRFDLVVDDSAGFPTYVFAPAGRTPTRTVMHLHGGSYVSGLSPFHLLWTSRLANALDARIVLPDYPLAPVHTWRDSHSALVETAARWAAHASRVGERPVTLSGDSAGGGYALSIAQGLRDHGGPQPERLLLHAPWVDLTVSTPETYEVAKVDPWLDIDEGNVQAAWWAGGDDLARWELSPVFGDLTGLPRALQLYGTRDLLMPGCRLLQKRADAAGWNLTSIEEPDLLHVYSIFPPFVPEARRAFTQVLDFLA, translated from the coding sequence GTGGCCAGAGAGACCCGACGCAACGCCCCCGACGCACCCCCCGCCGCGGGCCGTGCCGGACGCACCCGCCCCAGCCGTGCGCATGCCGTCGTCGGGCGCGTCGTGTCCCGACCGCGACGCGGCACCACCGACCCCGACCCCGACGCGATGCTGCGCGCCTTCACCGCCCGCCACATCCGCGAGACCGCACACGGCCCCCGGCCCCTGCCCACCGGCGTCGTCCCTGGCTTCCGCCGTCGTTTCGACCTCGTCGTCGACGACTCCGCCGGCTTCCCCACCTACGTCTTCGCGCCCGCGGGACGCACCCCCACCCGCACGGTGATGCACCTGCACGGCGGCAGCTACGTCTCCGGACTCAGCCCGTTCCACCTGCTCTGGACGAGCCGGCTCGCGAACGCTCTCGACGCCCGGATCGTGCTGCCCGACTACCCGCTCGCGCCCGTGCACACCTGGCGTGACTCGCACTCCGCGCTGGTGGAGACCGCTGCCCGGTGGGCGGCACACGCGTCCCGGGTCGGCGAGCGTCCGGTCACGCTCTCGGGCGACTCCGCGGGCGGCGGCTACGCGCTCTCGATCGCCCAGGGGCTGCGCGACCACGGCGGCCCGCAGCCGGAGCGACTCCTGCTGCACGCGCCGTGGGTGGACCTGACGGTCTCCACGCCAGAGACGTACGAGGTCGCGAAGGTTGACCCGTGGCTCGACATCGACGAGGGCAACGTCCAGGCCGCATGGTGGGCCGGCGGCGACGACCTCGCGCGGTGGGAACTCTCCCCCGTCTTCGGTGACCTCACCGGGCTGCCGCGCGCGCTGCAGCTCTACGGCACCCGCGACCTGTTGATGCCCGGCTGCCGACTCCTGCAGAAGCGGGCCGACGCGGCCGGCTGGAACCTGACCTCGATCGAGGAACCGGACCTGCTGCACGTCTACTCGATCTTCCCGCCGTTCGTGCCCGAAGCACGGCGTGCGTTCACCCAGGTGCTCGACTTCCTGGCCTGA
- a CDS encoding helix-turn-helix transcriptional regulator has product MTTTQGPSQREEAHALICRLLPERLQRLHRASGLPVVFGGAIRWDGTGARLVISRLVGAQGDGLDGLVIEPGRGLGGRVIKEGTEARVDLYADNDEITHDFDSVIVDQERLTSLVAVPVMVQGLVQGVLYGGNRDNEPVSMRAIRSAHTVARGLQRDVEKSLRGEPAPAGPNPRAALADLARLIAETPDPAMRMRLNRIHADLGGSLPPQRPDFAELTPREIDVLRIVGFGATNVEVAAELGLSPETVKAYLRSTMRKLGASNRTIAARTAVQWGLLDK; this is encoded by the coding sequence GTGACCACGACGCAGGGACCGTCGCAGCGCGAAGAAGCGCATGCGCTCATCTGTCGACTCCTCCCCGAACGCCTCCAGCGACTGCACCGCGCCAGCGGACTGCCGGTCGTCTTCGGTGGCGCCATCCGCTGGGACGGCACCGGCGCACGCCTGGTGATCAGCCGTCTCGTCGGAGCCCAGGGTGACGGACTCGACGGGCTCGTCATCGAGCCCGGACGTGGCCTCGGTGGCCGCGTCATCAAGGAGGGCACGGAGGCGCGCGTCGACCTCTACGCCGACAACGACGAGATCACCCACGACTTCGACTCCGTGATCGTCGACCAGGAACGACTGACGTCCTTGGTCGCCGTCCCGGTGATGGTCCAGGGCCTCGTCCAGGGCGTCCTCTACGGCGGTAACCGCGACAACGAGCCCGTCAGCATGCGTGCGATCCGCTCCGCGCACACCGTGGCACGTGGCTTGCAGCGCGACGTCGAGAAGTCGCTGCGCGGCGAACCCGCACCCGCCGGACCCAACCCGCGTGCCGCACTGGCCGACCTCGCGCGCCTGATCGCCGAGACCCCGGACCCCGCGATGCGGATGCGCCTCAACCGGATCCACGCCGACCTCGGCGGCTCGCTGCCGCCGCAGCGTCCCGACTTCGCCGAGCTCACCCCGCGTGAGATCGACGTCCTGCGGATCGTCGGTTTCGGTGCCACCAACGTCGAGGTCGCGGCCGAGCTCGGGCTCAGCCCCGAGACGGTCAAGGCCTACCTGCGTTCGACGATGCGCAAGCTCGGTGCCTCCAACCGCACCATCGCAGCCCGCACCGCCGTCCAGTGGGGCCTGCTCGACAAGTGA
- a CDS encoding HAD family hydrolase gives MSQTVNLRVGAFLFDLDGVLTPTAQVHMRAWGEMFDEFLTRDDVGLGGALDVDARPWSDADYHAHVDGKARFDGVRDFLATRGIALPEGSPDDGPGDVTVRGLGARKNDAFNAVLARDGVQAYPGSVLLLDALRDAGTPVAVVSSSRNAPVVLAAAGLADRFEVVVTGATAEERGLPGKPAPDMFLHAAALLGVPSADCVVVEDAVSGVKAGAAGGFRAVVGVDRGAGPDVLFAAGADLVVSDLAELLPADVVAAARAASEQGEA, from the coding sequence ATGAGCCAGACGGTGAACCTGCGGGTGGGTGCGTTCCTGTTCGACCTCGACGGGGTGTTGACCCCCACGGCCCAGGTGCACATGCGTGCCTGGGGCGAGATGTTCGACGAGTTCCTCACGCGTGACGACGTCGGGCTCGGCGGGGCGCTCGACGTCGACGCCCGCCCCTGGAGCGACGCCGACTACCACGCCCACGTCGACGGCAAGGCGCGCTTCGACGGGGTCCGCGACTTCCTCGCCACCCGCGGGATCGCGCTCCCGGAGGGCTCTCCCGACGACGGCCCCGGCGACGTCACCGTGCGTGGGCTCGGCGCCCGCAAGAACGACGCGTTCAACGCCGTCCTGGCCCGTGACGGGGTGCAGGCCTACCCCGGTTCGGTGCTGCTGCTCGACGCCCTGCGTGATGCCGGAACCCCGGTCGCGGTGGTGTCGTCCTCGCGCAACGCGCCCGTGGTGCTCGCCGCAGCCGGGCTCGCGGACCGGTTCGAAGTGGTCGTCACCGGCGCCACCGCCGAGGAGCGCGGGCTGCCCGGCAAACCTGCCCCCGACATGTTCCTGCACGCCGCGGCGCTGCTGGGGGTGCCGTCGGCCGACTGCGTCGTCGTCGAGGACGCCGTCTCGGGGGTCAAGGCCGGTGCCGCGGGCGGGTTCCGGGCCGTCGTCGGCGTGGACCGGGGTGCTGGCCCCGACGTGCTGTTCGCTGCCGGCGCCGACCTGGTGGTCTCCGACCTCGCCGAACTGCTGCCGGCCGACGTCGTCGCTGCCGCGCGTGCTGCCTCCGAGCAGGGAGAGGCCTGA
- the cls gene encoding cardiolipin synthase — MQLSDWTTWPVLAAATWVVVDLSMRFVALGVIPGRRKPSTGMAWLLLVLLNPVIGLLGFSFFGTNRVGRRRHDKIAQVNELIRSRTEDVPEPATASHFRPAVHGTVALNRQLGALPLLADNTIRFEPDYTAALAAMTRRVEAAQHYVDVEFYIAALDDETRPFFTALADAVQRGVTVRFLFDHIGSRGIPGHEHMVKFLDEAGIDWHAMLPIKPLKGKFRRPDLRNHRKLVVVDGQVGFTGSLNLTEPGYNKPKNHKAGRKWVELVVELEGPAVASLEAVFASDWWVETDEVLHVRHQGATGQVAALDGAISEVTTQLVPSGPGYPTDNTLRLFTSLMYAAERRLSITSPYFVPDESLLYAVTTAAQRGVEVELFVCEQADQFMVGHAQASYYRELLEAGVRIHLYPKPYVLHSKHFSVDDDVAVIGSSNMDPRSFALNYELSLVLFDDRAVTAMRGVEDTYRELSRELTLAAWESRPRRQKYLDNVFRLTSALQ, encoded by the coding sequence GTGCAGCTGTCCGACTGGACCACCTGGCCCGTCCTCGCCGCCGCCACCTGGGTGGTGGTGGACCTCTCCATGCGCTTCGTCGCGCTCGGGGTGATCCCGGGGCGCCGCAAACCGTCCACCGGCATGGCGTGGCTGCTGCTGGTGCTGCTCAACCCCGTCATCGGCCTGCTGGGGTTCTCGTTCTTCGGCACCAACCGGGTGGGGCGTCGTCGTCACGACAAGATCGCGCAGGTCAACGAACTCATCCGCAGCCGGACCGAGGACGTCCCCGAACCCGCCACCGCGTCACACTTCCGGCCCGCCGTGCACGGCACGGTCGCCCTGAACCGCCAGCTCGGAGCACTCCCGTTGCTGGCCGACAACACGATCCGGTTCGAGCCCGACTACACCGCCGCACTCGCCGCGATGACCCGTCGGGTCGAGGCCGCCCAGCACTACGTCGACGTCGAGTTCTACATCGCTGCCCTCGACGACGAGACCCGCCCGTTCTTCACCGCGCTGGCCGACGCCGTGCAGCGCGGCGTGACGGTGCGGTTCCTCTTCGACCACATCGGTTCACGCGGGATCCCCGGGCACGAACACATGGTGAAGTTCCTCGACGAGGCCGGCATCGACTGGCACGCGATGCTGCCGATCAAGCCACTCAAGGGGAAGTTCCGCCGCCCCGACCTGCGCAACCACCGCAAGCTCGTCGTCGTCGACGGACAGGTGGGGTTCACCGGGTCGCTCAACCTCACCGAGCCCGGCTACAACAAGCCGAAGAACCACAAGGCCGGACGGAAATGGGTCGAGCTCGTCGTCGAACTCGAGGGCCCGGCGGTCGCGTCGTTGGAGGCCGTCTTCGCCTCCGACTGGTGGGTCGAGACCGACGAGGTCCTGCACGTGCGCCACCAGGGCGCGACCGGTCAGGTGGCGGCACTCGACGGAGCAATCAGCGAGGTCACCACCCAGCTGGTGCCCTCGGGCCCGGGCTACCCCACCGACAACACACTGCGGCTGTTCACGTCACTGATGTACGCCGCCGAACGACGTCTCTCGATCACCAGCCCGTACTTCGTGCCCGACGAGTCGCTGCTCTACGCGGTGACGACGGCGGCCCAACGGGGCGTCGAGGTGGAGCTCTTCGTCTGCGAGCAGGCCGACCAGTTCATGGTGGGCCACGCCCAGGCGTCGTACTACCGCGAACTCCTGGAGGCCGGGGTCCGGATCCACCTCTACCCCAAGCCGTACGTCCTGCACTCGAAGCACTTCAGCGTCGACGACGACGTCGCGGTGATCGGCTCCTCCAACATGGATCCGCGTTCGTTCGCGCTCAACTACGAACTGTCGCTGGTGCTCTTCGACGATCGGGCCGTGACCGCGATGCGGGGCGTCGAGGACACCTACCGCGAACTGTCGCGGGAGCTGACGCTGGCGGCGTGGGAGAGCCGTCCCCGACGTCAGAAGTACCTCGACAACGTCTTCCGTCTCACCAGCGCACTGCAGTGA
- a CDS encoding TY-Chap domain-containing protein: MRATALVMTTGGTGPYLCPAADDELGHLLRGPYDSFELIDGLLAHVNPRASALKWAINIDAHEFMYALRMRPVPVLHGPVVVTAVDGGERCDLTPGTVDLARRTLSPQDHVLPTADAPLPRLHAAVQADDHESVRELLREFPDGRFEVREAYGWFPHSFGLPKGPFASPTVEVSDLPGLAELVEQVDEQTIVTRRVHGADDLDDPWRALVSRLGVHLADATHRAEEGRTVVSLTYLDPVSGCPRDTGRPTLILATYDSGLVQSELSSNDQVLPELRPGQLAQRRLVRHGWQLADAGEAHVLLGDLSGLSRHVDRSVEALRTTFGVATPEHLAITLHVGGRSVRASDRLALLSSARPALLEPVRR; encoded by the coding sequence ATGCGCGCGACGGCTCTGGTGATGACCACCGGGGGGACGGGTCCGTACCTGTGCCCGGCGGCCGACGACGAACTCGGCCATCTGCTGCGCGGGCCCTACGACTCGTTCGAGCTGATCGACGGTCTCCTCGCGCACGTCAACCCGCGCGCCTCGGCCTTGAAGTGGGCGATCAACATCGACGCCCACGAGTTCATGTACGCCCTGCGGATGCGGCCGGTGCCGGTGCTGCACGGCCCGGTGGTGGTGACCGCGGTCGACGGCGGGGAGCGCTGCGACCTGACGCCGGGCACCGTCGACCTCGCCCGACGCACCTTGTCCCCGCAGGACCATGTCCTGCCCACGGCCGACGCCCCGCTCCCGCGCCTGCACGCCGCCGTGCAGGCCGACGACCACGAGTCGGTGCGTGAACTGCTGCGGGAGTTCCCCGACGGGCGGTTCGAGGTGCGCGAGGCCTACGGCTGGTTCCCGCACTCCTTCGGCCTCCCGAAGGGTCCGTTCGCCTCACCGACGGTGGAGGTGAGCGACCTCCCGGGGCTGGCCGAACTGGTGGAACAGGTCGACGAGCAGACGATCGTCACCCGTCGAGTACACGGTGCCGACGACCTGGACGATCCGTGGCGGGCGCTGGTCAGCCGTCTCGGGGTCCATCTGGCCGACGCCACGCACCGGGCGGAGGAAGGCCGCACCGTCGTCTCCCTGACCTACCTCGACCCCGTCTCGGGCTGCCCCCGTGACACCGGACGTCCGACGTTGATCCTGGCCACCTACGACTCCGGCCTGGTGCAGTCCGAGCTGAGCAGCAACGACCAGGTGCTGCCGGAGCTGCGTCCCGGCCAGCTCGCGCAACGTCGTCTGGTCCGTCACGGCTGGCAGCTCGCCGACGCCGGCGAGGCCCACGTCCTGCTCGGTGACCTCAGTGGCCTGTCGCGGCACGTCGACCGTTCGGTCGAAGCGTTGCGCACCACGTTCGGCGTCGCGACGCCGGAGCACCTGGCGATCACCCTGCACGTGGGGGGACGTTCGGTGCGCGCCTCCGACCGGCTCGCGCTACTGTCCTCGGCGCGTCCGGCACTGCTCGAACCCGTCCGCCGCTGA
- a CDS encoding DMT family transporter, translated as MAWIVLVISGVLEAVWATALGRSEGFSKLGPSVVFGVAILASMAGLAYAMRTLPIGTAYAVWVGIGASLTVTWAMATGDETVSLLKIALIVGLIGCVIGLKLAH; from the coding sequence ATGGCTTGGATCGTTCTCGTGATCTCCGGAGTCCTGGAAGCCGTGTGGGCCACGGCCCTGGGCCGCTCCGAAGGGTTCAGCAAACTCGGCCCGAGCGTCGTCTTCGGCGTCGCGATCCTGGCCTCGATGGCCGGACTGGCCTACGCGATGCGCACCCTGCCCATCGGGACGGCGTACGCAGTGTGGGTGGGGATCGGTGCGTCTCTGACGGTGACCTGGGCGATGGCCACCGGCGACGAGACCGTGAGTCTGCTCAAGATCGCCCTGATCGTGGGTCTGATCGGCTGCGTCATCGGCCTCAAGCTGGCTCACTGA
- a CDS encoding phytoene desaturase family protein, whose amino-acid sequence MIGTSSSDKHYDTVVVGSGLGGLSTAAFLATNGQKVLVLEQNQVVGGCSQVFRRKGNKFEFDVGVHYIGECEPGGKVRTLMGALGIDDRIEWCRLDPDGFSVITTPEVSFRVPAGWDAYARRLEETFPDEAANVRAVVSTLRQVATEMKRDTPRGPLGGVRKNLSSPSLLRWGLRPLATLFDKYQLSQVARTVIAGECGDYSAPPSKATVGVHAGFLDHYLISGAWYPHGGGQVIPARLVEVIQAHGGEVRTKTLVDRIMIEKGRAVGVTLLDGTEIRAEAVVSNADPQRTYLGLVGREHLPKPLLRKAENWTPALPLVTVYLALDVDVRDLLSNATQWIYPHSDLEAFYTEAYEGRIGEQVPVFMTSGTLKDPTSTHTAPAGFSTLELVTIAPPQYYAWSLRAGGPHAGEKYSRHPEYLELKERITQAVIDTACLVVPDLREHLVHVEASTPITQERFTLATHGTVYGLEMTWDQIGPFRPDVTSPVPGLFLAGAGTKHMHGIVSTLNGGAGTAGAVLGRDLFAEMADGRRYGRPEVLPVDGPDWDPLVVSKPGSVVRRDTRPDRHPVR is encoded by the coding sequence GTGATCGGCACCAGCAGCAGCGACAAGCACTACGACACCGTCGTGGTGGGCTCGGGCCTGGGAGGCCTGTCCACCGCCGCGTTCCTGGCCACCAACGGCCAGAAGGTGCTCGTGCTGGAGCAGAACCAGGTGGTCGGCGGCTGCTCGCAGGTGTTCCGTCGCAAGGGCAACAAGTTCGAGTTCGACGTCGGCGTCCACTACATCGGCGAGTGCGAACCGGGCGGCAAGGTCCGCACCCTGATGGGCGCCCTCGGCATCGACGACCGCATCGAGTGGTGCCGCCTCGACCCCGACGGCTTCTCCGTCATCACCACCCCCGAGGTGAGCTTCCGGGTCCCCGCCGGCTGGGACGCGTATGCCCGACGCCTGGAGGAGACCTTCCCCGACGAGGCCGCCAACGTCCGGGCCGTCGTCTCGACGTTGCGCCAGGTCGCGACCGAGATGAAGCGCGACACCCCGCGTGGCCCCCTCGGCGGCGTCCGCAAGAACCTTTCCTCGCCGTCACTGCTGCGCTGGGGCCTGCGCCCACTGGCGACGCTCTTCGACAAGTACCAGCTCTCGCAGGTGGCGCGCACGGTGATCGCGGGCGAGTGCGGCGACTACTCCGCGCCCCCGTCGAAGGCGACCGTCGGCGTGCACGCCGGGTTCCTCGACCACTACCTGATCTCGGGCGCCTGGTACCCGCACGGCGGCGGGCAGGTGATCCCGGCCCGCCTGGTCGAGGTGATCCAGGCTCACGGCGGCGAGGTCCGCACCAAGACGCTGGTGGACCGGATCATGATCGAGAAGGGCCGCGCCGTGGGCGTCACCCTGCTCGACGGCACCGAGATCCGCGCCGAGGCGGTGGTCTCCAACGCCGACCCGCAGCGCACCTACCTGGGCCTGGTGGGTCGCGAGCACCTGCCGAAGCCGCTGCTGCGCAAGGCCGAGAACTGGACGCCCGCGCTGCCGCTGGTGACGGTCTACCTCGCGCTCGACGTCGACGTCCGGGACCTGCTGTCCAACGCGACGCAGTGGATCTACCCGCACTCCGACCTCGAGGCGTTCTACACCGAGGCCTACGAGGGCCGGATCGGTGAGCAGGTGCCGGTCTTCATGACCTCGGGCACCCTCAAGGACCCCACCTCGACCCACACCGCGCCGGCCGGTTTCTCGACGCTGGAACTGGTGACGATCGCGCCGCCGCAGTACTACGCGTGGTCCCTGCGCGCCGGTGGCCCGCACGCGGGTGAGAAGTACTCCCGCCATCCCGAGTACCTGGAGCTGAAGGAACGCATCACCCAGGCCGTCATCGACACCGCCTGCCTGGTGGTGCCGGACCTGCGCGAGCACCTGGTGCACGTGGAGGCCTCCACCCCGATCACCCAGGAACGTTTCACCCTGGCCACCCACGGCACGGTCTACGGCCTGGAGATGACGTGGGACCAGATCGGTCCGTTCCGTCCCGACGTCACCTCGCCGGTCCCCGGACTGTTCCTGGCCGGCGCCGGCACCAAGCACATGCACGGGATCGTCTCCACCCTCAACGGTGGCGCCGGTACGGCAGGCGCGGTGCTGGGCCGCGACCTGTTCGCCGAGATGGCTGACGGGCGGCGGTACGGGCGGCCCGAGGTCCTGCCCGTCGACGGCCCCGATTGGGATCCGCTGGTGGTCTCCAAGCCGGGATCGGTGGTGCGTCGGGACACGCGTCCCGACCGTCACCCGGTGAGGTGA
- a CDS encoding glycoside hydrolase family 65 protein, translating into MRTEIPEHRFGSDPWRLVQEVVDPAHFGTDETLFSLGNGYLGVRATPEEGRVAVAPGTFLNGFHETWPIKHAEAAYAFARTGQTILNAPDATVMKVYVDDEPLVIGESEVETFSRVLDMEAGLLRRSLVWRTPSGRRVRVESTRMVSMEQRHLSVLTLEVTVLDGDAPVVVSSQLLNRQDGQDDYHVNRPEDGELPVEALADPRKAGALEGRVLHPAHHGHDDGRLALGFVTHSSQVAVAVAAEHRVHGVADDDLDLRLGSSHDRAKAVFRFTGREGAPVRIEKFVVHHTAPEVAAGELADRCDRTLDRALEAGVEALHAEQRAWFDGFWDVADVRVQTDGADADQAGRMQQAVRFNLFALVQQSARADGLGIAAKGVSGSGYEGHYFWDTEIYVVPFLTYTLPHAARNALHFRRTMLPAARNRAAEMAQSGALFPWRTINGEEASAYYAAGTAQMHINGDIVYALMKYVLASGDIEFLRGEGADILVETARMWHDLGFFSRREGKERFEIHSVTGPDEYTTVVNNNLFTNLMAQFNLEAAYRVLRRMRVSDPDGHRMLVERLGVTRAEVDSWERCATLMKIPFDEGLGVHPQDDAFLDREVWDLTRTPPEKRPLLLNYHPLVIYRFQVLKQADVVLALFLHGDRFTSEQKRADFEYYDPITTGDSTLSAVVQSIMAAEVGYHEVASAYFAKALDTDLGDLHSNTVDGIHVASAGGVWSGLVFGFGGMRDHAVRDENLPDYGARLAFDPRLPADWTSLSFTVAWKGSRLDVVVRQEAIDLMVRDGGRAMTVWVRGKAVEVLPGETTTVPLADHGPRIDGLLGDKPHIGGLRADGSRITAGVPSSAEDRHETLDPYADWHDLAD; encoded by the coding sequence ATGCGCACCGAGATCCCCGAGCACCGGTTCGGCTCCGACCCGTGGCGGCTGGTCCAGGAGGTCGTCGACCCGGCCCACTTCGGCACCGACGAGACCCTCTTCTCCCTCGGCAACGGCTACCTCGGGGTCCGGGCGACGCCCGAGGAGGGCCGCGTCGCGGTCGCACCCGGGACGTTCCTCAACGGCTTCCACGAGACCTGGCCGATCAAGCACGCCGAGGCCGCCTACGCCTTCGCCCGGACCGGTCAGACCATCCTCAACGCCCCCGACGCGACCGTGATGAAGGTGTACGTCGATGACGAGCCGCTCGTCATCGGTGAGTCCGAGGTCGAGACCTTCTCCCGCGTCCTCGACATGGAGGCGGGGCTGCTGCGTCGCTCGTTGGTGTGGCGCACCCCGTCGGGGCGTCGGGTGCGGGTGGAGTCCACCCGGATGGTGTCGATGGAGCAGCGCCACCTCTCGGTGCTCACGCTGGAGGTGACCGTCCTCGACGGCGACGCCCCGGTGGTCGTCTCCTCCCAACTCCTCAACCGCCAGGACGGACAGGACGACTACCACGTCAACCGCCCCGAGGACGGGGAGTTGCCGGTCGAGGCGCTCGCCGACCCGCGCAAGGCCGGTGCGTTGGAAGGACGTGTCCTGCACCCCGCGCACCACGGCCACGATGACGGACGTCTGGCGCTCGGCTTCGTCACCCACTCCTCCCAGGTCGCGGTCGCGGTGGCCGCCGAACACCGCGTCCACGGGGTCGCCGACGACGACCTCGACCTCCGTCTGGGTTCCTCCCACGACCGCGCCAAGGCCGTCTTCCGGTTCACCGGTCGTGAGGGCGCCCCGGTGCGGATCGAGAAGTTCGTCGTCCACCACACCGCTCCGGAGGTCGCCGCCGGAGAGCTCGCCGACCGGTGCGACCGCACCCTCGACCGGGCCCTGGAGGCCGGGGTCGAGGCGCTGCACGCCGAGCAGCGGGCCTGGTTCGACGGCTTCTGGGACGTCGCCGACGTCCGGGTGCAGACCGACGGCGCCGACGCCGACCAGGCCGGCCGCATGCAGCAGGCCGTCCGGTTCAACCTGTTCGCGCTGGTCCAGCAGTCCGCTCGCGCCGACGGCCTCGGGATCGCCGCCAAGGGTGTCAGCGGCTCCGGGTACGAGGGCCACTACTTCTGGGACACCGAGATCTACGTCGTCCCGTTCCTGACGTACACACTTCCGCACGCAGCCCGCAACGCCCTGCACTTCCGGCGCACGATGCTGCCCGCTGCCCGCAATCGGGCCGCAGAGATGGCGCAGTCCGGAGCCCTCTTCCCATGGCGCACCATCAACGGCGAGGAGGCCTCGGCCTACTACGCCGCCGGCACCGCCCAGATGCACATCAACGGCGACATCGTCTACGCGTTGATGAAGTACGTCCTCGCCTCGGGCGACATCGAGTTCCTGCGTGGCGAGGGCGCCGACATCCTCGTCGAGACCGCCCGGATGTGGCACGACCTCGGGTTCTTCTCCCGACGCGAGGGCAAGGAACGCTTCGAGATCCACTCCGTCACCGGACCCGACGAGTACACGACGGTGGTCAACAACAACCTCTTCACCAACCTGATGGCCCAGTTCAACCTGGAGGCCGCCTACCGGGTGCTGCGACGGATGCGGGTCAGTGACCCTGACGGGCACCGGATGCTGGTGGAGCGTCTCGGTGTCACCCGCGCCGAGGTGGACAGCTGGGAACGCTGCGCGACGTTGATGAAGATCCCGTTCGACGAAGGCCTCGGCGTCCACCCCCAGGACGACGCGTTCCTGGACCGCGAGGTGTGGGACCTGACCCGCACCCCACCGGAGAAGCGCCCACTGCTGCTCAACTACCACCCGCTGGTGATCTACCGCTTCCAGGTGCTCAAGCAGGCCGACGTCGTCCTGGCGTTGTTCCTGCACGGCGACCGCTTCACCTCCGAGCAGAAGCGTGCCGACTTCGAGTACTACGACCCGATCACCACCGGCGACTCCACGCTCTCGGCGGTCGTGCAGTCGATCATGGCCGCCGAGGTCGGGTACCACGAGGTGGCATCGGCGTACTTCGCCAAGGCTCTCGACACCGACCTCGGTGACCTGCACTCCAACACCGTCGACGGGATCCACGTCGCGTCCGCGGGCGGGGTGTGGAGCGGGCTCGTCTTCGGGTTCGGTGGCATGCGCGACCACGCCGTGCGGGACGAGAACCTGCCCGACTACGGAGCTCGCCTCGCCTTCGACCCACGTCTGCCTGCGGACTGGACGTCGTTGTCGTTCACCGTCGCGTGGAAGGGGTCGCGGCTCGACGTCGTGGTGCGTCAGGAGGCGATCGACCTGATGGTCCGCGACGGTGGTCGAGCGATGACGGTGTGGGTGCGCGGGAAGGCTGTCGAGGTCCTCCCGGGAGAGACCACGACGGTGCCGCTGGCAGACCACGGGCCGCGGATCGACGGGTTGCTGGGCGACAAGCCGCACATCGGTGGCCTGCGCGCCGACGGCTCGCGGATCACCGCCGGGGTGCCGAGCAGCGCCGAGGACCGTCACGAGACGCTGGACCCGTACGCGGACTGGCACGACCTCGCCGACTGA